The following are encoded in a window of Anopheles gambiae chromosome X, idAnoGambNW_F1_1, whole genome shotgun sequence genomic DNA:
- the LOC1277414 gene encoding coiled-coil-helix-coiled-coil-helix domain-containing protein 10, mitochondrial isoform X1, whose product MPRRGRTASPPPAARRAPMAAAPPAPAPKQPVVQQAAPAAVAAPMAAPSQGPGLMAQMAATAGGVAIGSAVVSVRPPAALPHPKHKHTASVCNCLVSFFAVRFLFQGHTVGHALTGMFSGSDSKEAAPVAAAPQQYAPAPAYPQQQQQAGETGPCSWEMKQFLSCAQNQSDLTLCEGFNEALRQCKVQHHM is encoded by the exons ATGCCACGACGAGGACGTACTGCATCGCCCCCACCAGCCGCCCGCAG GGCACCAATGGCGGCTGCACCACCGGCTCCGGCCCCGAAGCAGCCCGTCGTGCAGCAGGCTGCACcggccgccgtcgccgccCCGATGGCCGCCCCGTCCCAGGGTCCCGGCCTGATGGCACAGATGGCCGCCACCGCCGGCGGTGTTGCCATCGGATCAGCTGTTGTAAGTGTTCGACCACCGGCGGCTCTGCCTCATcccaaacacaagcacacagcatCGGTCTGTAACtgtcttgtttctttttttgcggtACGCTTTCTTTTCCAGGGACACACGGTTGGCCACGCGCTCACGGGAATGTTCAGCGGATCCGACTCGAAGGAGGCGGCACCGGTTGCGGCCGCTCCGCAGCAGTACGCACCAGCCCCCGCCtacccgcagcagcagcagcaggccggCGAAACCGGTCCGTGCTCCTGGGAGATGAAACAGTTCCTGTCCTGCGCCCAGAACCAGTCCGACCTGACGCTCTGCGAGGGATTCAACGAGGCGTTGCGTCAGTGCAAGGTGCAACATCATATGTAA
- the LOC1277414 gene encoding coiled-coil-helix-coiled-coil-helix domain-containing protein 10, mitochondrial isoform X2, whose amino-acid sequence MPRRGRTASPPPAARRAPMAAAPPAPAPKQPVVQQAAPAAVAAPMAAPSQGPGLMAQMAATAGGVAIGSAVGHTVGHALTGMFSGSDSKEAAPVAAAPQQYAPAPAYPQQQQQAGETGPCSWEMKQFLSCAQNQSDLTLCEGFNEALRQCKVQHHM is encoded by the exons ATGCCACGACGAGGACGTACTGCATCGCCCCCACCAGCCGCCCGCAG GGCACCAATGGCGGCTGCACCACCGGCTCCGGCCCCGAAGCAGCCCGTCGTGCAGCAGGCTGCACcggccgccgtcgccgccCCGATGGCCGCCCCGTCCCAGGGTCCCGGCCTGATGGCACAGATGGCCGCCACCGCCGGCGGTGTTGCCATCGGATCAGCTGTT GGACACACGGTTGGCCACGCGCTCACGGGAATGTTCAGCGGATCCGACTCGAAGGAGGCGGCACCGGTTGCGGCCGCTCCGCAGCAGTACGCACCAGCCCCCGCCtacccgcagcagcagcagcaggccggCGAAACCGGTCCGTGCTCCTGGGAGATGAAACAGTTCCTGTCCTGCGCCCAGAACCAGTCCGACCTGACGCTCTGCGAGGGATTCAACGAGGCGTTGCGTCAGTGCAAGGTGCAACATCATATGTAA